Proteins from one Phaenicophaeus curvirostris isolate KB17595 chromosome 18, BPBGC_Pcur_1.0, whole genome shotgun sequence genomic window:
- the GGT7 gene encoding glutathione hydrolase 7 isoform X1: MAVPVPAEAGAARPRSLAAGSPVDYMSITSFPRLPEEEAAAAAAAGAAESGLRARKEEDAFLGEQDTDPDSFLKSARLQRLPSSSSEMGSQDVSPLRETSKDPFSGDCSCRQDGLTVIITACLTFATGVTVALIMQIYFGDPQIFHRGAVVTDSGRCTALGIEVLNKRGSSVDAAIASALCAGIVNPHTSGLGGGGVMLVHDIRKNKSWVIDFREVAPLGIPLDGDLQKDTKPGLLVGVPGTIRGMHQAHQLHGRLPWSQLLGLVAGVARDGFNVTHDLATAVSELKDLNYSDKFREIFLPDGQPLLPGMFVRRLDLAAVLELLGAEGLSAFYSGNLTQEIISEVHSYGGVLVEEDFSNYSATVQNPVHTVYRGHLVFSPPPPHAGPALITALNILEGFNITSQTSRGNVLHWMAETLRIALSLASNLGDPTDDVSVTHAAEDMLSKSEANSLRQLINDSQAFSSDLHMPHFSVESGPAASQVLVMGPDDFIVAVVSSLNRPFGSGIITPSGVLLNSQMLDFSWQNKTMNHSIPRLQNLIQPRKRPLSFLLPTIVRPSEGMCGTYLCLGANNGDRALSSIVQVLMNVLTFNKNLSESLALGRLHPQLQSNTVQVDSEFPEEEIEFLVDRGHRVEKVQVVSLVHGARRTNSFILGLKDPRSLDAAGATIL; the protein is encoded by the exons ATCCAGACTCCTTCCTGAAGTCTGCGCGTCTCCAGCGCCTGCCCTCCTCCTCGTCGGAGATGGGAAGCCAGGATGTGTCCCCTCTCCGGGAGACCAGCAAGGACCCCTTTTCTGGAGACTGCAGCTGCCGGCAGGACGGGCTGACCGTCATCATCACTGCCTGCCTGACCTTCGCCACGGGCGTCACGGTGGCCCTGATCATGCAGATCTACTTTGGGGACCCTCAG ATCTTCCACCGCGGCGCTGTGGTCACAGATTCTGGCCGCTGCACGGCACTGGGCATAGAGGTGCTCAACAAACGGGGCTCCTCGGTTGACGCGGCCATCGCCTCGGCCCTCTGCGCGGGAATCGTCAACCCCCACACGTCAGGGCTTGGCGG GGGTGGCGTGATGCTGGTCCACGACATCCGGAAGAACAAGAGTTGGGTGATTGACTTCCGCGAGGTGGCTCCCCTGGGCATTCCGCTGGACGGGGACCTGCAGAAGGACACCAAG CCGGGGCTGCTCGTGGGGGTGCCGGGCACCATACGAGGAATGCACCAGGCGCACCAGTTGCACGGGAG ACTCCCGTGGTCCCAGCTGCTGGGCCTCGTGGCAGGTGTCGCCCGGGATGGGTTTAACGTCACACACGATTTGG CAACAGCCGTAAGCGAACTGAAGGACCTGAACTACTCTGACAAATTCCGGGAGATCTTCCTGCCAGACGGGCAGCCCTTGCTGCCCGGGATGTTCGTCAGGCGCCTGGACCTCGCGgctgtgctggagctgctgggggctgAAGGGCTGTCAGCTTTCTACAGCGGAAACTTGACCCAGGAGATCATCTCCGAG GTCCACAGCTACGGAGGAGTCTTGGTGGAGGAGGACTTCAGCAATTACAGTGCCACAGTGCAGAATCCCGTCCACACAGTCTATCGAG GGCATCTTGTTTTCAGCCCCCCGCCTCCTCATGCGGGTCCTGCACTGATCACAGCACTGAACATTCTTGAGGGCTTTAACATCACAAGTCAAACATCCAGAGGGAACGTCTTGCACTGGATGGCAGAG ACATTAAGAATAGCCCTGAGCCTCGCTAGCAACCTGGGAGACCCAACTGATGATGTGTCTGTCACTCACGCTGCAGAAGACATGCTGAG TAAATCCGAAGCGAATTCCTTGCGCCAGCTGATTAATGATTCCCAGGCCTTCTCATCTGATCTCCACATGCCTCACTTCTCCGTGGAGAGCGGACCTGCTGCTAGCCAGGTCCTGGTCATGGGACCCGACGACTTCATTGTTGCTGTTGTGAG ctctttGAATCGTCCCTTTGGCAGTGGAATAATAACACCCTCTGGAGTGCTCCTCAACAGCCAGATGTTGGACTTCTCctggcaaaataaaacaatgaacCACTCCATTCCCAGGCTG CAAAATCTCATCCAGCCCCGGAAACGGCCACTGTCTTTCCTGCTGCCCACCATCGTGAGGCCGTCTGAGGGGATGTGCGGGACGTACCTGTGTCTGGGAGCCAACAACGGGGACAGAGCCTTGAGCAGCATCGTGCAG GTTTTGATGAACGTTTTGACATTCAACAAGAACCTGAGTGAAAGTCTGGCACTTGGTCGCCTTCACCCACAGCTTCAGTCCAACACCGTGCAGGTTGACA GTGAGTTTCCTGAAGAAGAGATCGAATTCCTCGTAGACAGGGGCCATCGAGTGGAAAAAGTCCAAGTGGTCTCCCTAGTTCACGGGGCCAGAAGAACCAACAGTTTCATCCTCGGCCTGAAGGATCCCAGGAGCCTGGATGCTGCTGGAGCCACGATATTGTAG
- the GGT7 gene encoding glutathione hydrolase 7 isoform X2, which translates to MGSQDVSPLRETSKDPFSGDCSCRQDGLTVIITACLTFATGVTVALIMQIYFGDPQIFHRGAVVTDSGRCTALGIEVLNKRGSSVDAAIASALCAGIVNPHTSGLGGGGVMLVHDIRKNKSWVIDFREVAPLGIPLDGDLQKDTKPGLLVGVPGTIRGMHQAHQLHGRLPWSQLLGLVAGVARDGFNVTHDLATAVSELKDLNYSDKFREIFLPDGQPLLPGMFVRRLDLAAVLELLGAEGLSAFYSGNLTQEIISEVHSYGGVLVEEDFSNYSATVQNPVHTVYRGHLVFSPPPPHAGPALITALNILEGFNITSQTSRGNVLHWMAETLRIALSLASNLGDPTDDVSVTHAAEDMLSKSEANSLRQLINDSQAFSSDLHMPHFSVESGPAASQVLVMGPDDFIVAVVSSLNRPFGSGIITPSGVLLNSQMLDFSWQNKTMNHSIPRLQNLIQPRKRPLSFLLPTIVRPSEGMCGTYLCLGANNGDRALSSIVQVLMNVLTFNKNLSESLALGRLHPQLQSNTVQVDSEFPEEEIEFLVDRGHRVEKVQVVSLVHGARRTNSFILGLKDPRSLDAAGATIL; encoded by the exons ATGGGAAGCCAGGATGTGTCCCCTCTCCGGGAGACCAGCAAGGACCCCTTTTCTGGAGACTGCAGCTGCCGGCAGGACGGGCTGACCGTCATCATCACTGCCTGCCTGACCTTCGCCACGGGCGTCACGGTGGCCCTGATCATGCAGATCTACTTTGGGGACCCTCAG ATCTTCCACCGCGGCGCTGTGGTCACAGATTCTGGCCGCTGCACGGCACTGGGCATAGAGGTGCTCAACAAACGGGGCTCCTCGGTTGACGCGGCCATCGCCTCGGCCCTCTGCGCGGGAATCGTCAACCCCCACACGTCAGGGCTTGGCGG GGGTGGCGTGATGCTGGTCCACGACATCCGGAAGAACAAGAGTTGGGTGATTGACTTCCGCGAGGTGGCTCCCCTGGGCATTCCGCTGGACGGGGACCTGCAGAAGGACACCAAG CCGGGGCTGCTCGTGGGGGTGCCGGGCACCATACGAGGAATGCACCAGGCGCACCAGTTGCACGGGAG ACTCCCGTGGTCCCAGCTGCTGGGCCTCGTGGCAGGTGTCGCCCGGGATGGGTTTAACGTCACACACGATTTGG CAACAGCCGTAAGCGAACTGAAGGACCTGAACTACTCTGACAAATTCCGGGAGATCTTCCTGCCAGACGGGCAGCCCTTGCTGCCCGGGATGTTCGTCAGGCGCCTGGACCTCGCGgctgtgctggagctgctgggggctgAAGGGCTGTCAGCTTTCTACAGCGGAAACTTGACCCAGGAGATCATCTCCGAG GTCCACAGCTACGGAGGAGTCTTGGTGGAGGAGGACTTCAGCAATTACAGTGCCACAGTGCAGAATCCCGTCCACACAGTCTATCGAG GGCATCTTGTTTTCAGCCCCCCGCCTCCTCATGCGGGTCCTGCACTGATCACAGCACTGAACATTCTTGAGGGCTTTAACATCACAAGTCAAACATCCAGAGGGAACGTCTTGCACTGGATGGCAGAG ACATTAAGAATAGCCCTGAGCCTCGCTAGCAACCTGGGAGACCCAACTGATGATGTGTCTGTCACTCACGCTGCAGAAGACATGCTGAG TAAATCCGAAGCGAATTCCTTGCGCCAGCTGATTAATGATTCCCAGGCCTTCTCATCTGATCTCCACATGCCTCACTTCTCCGTGGAGAGCGGACCTGCTGCTAGCCAGGTCCTGGTCATGGGACCCGACGACTTCATTGTTGCTGTTGTGAG ctctttGAATCGTCCCTTTGGCAGTGGAATAATAACACCCTCTGGAGTGCTCCTCAACAGCCAGATGTTGGACTTCTCctggcaaaataaaacaatgaacCACTCCATTCCCAGGCTG CAAAATCTCATCCAGCCCCGGAAACGGCCACTGTCTTTCCTGCTGCCCACCATCGTGAGGCCGTCTGAGGGGATGTGCGGGACGTACCTGTGTCTGGGAGCCAACAACGGGGACAGAGCCTTGAGCAGCATCGTGCAG GTTTTGATGAACGTTTTGACATTCAACAAGAACCTGAGTGAAAGTCTGGCACTTGGTCGCCTTCACCCACAGCTTCAGTCCAACACCGTGCAGGTTGACA GTGAGTTTCCTGAAGAAGAGATCGAATTCCTCGTAGACAGGGGCCATCGAGTGGAAAAAGTCCAAGTGGTCTCCCTAGTTCACGGGGCCAGAAGAACCAACAGTTTCATCCTCGGCCTGAAGGATCCCAGGAGCCTGGATGCTGCTGGAGCCACGATATTGTAG